A single genomic interval of Camelus bactrianus isolate YW-2024 breed Bactrian camel chromosome 15, ASM4877302v1, whole genome shotgun sequence harbors:
- the EMILIN1 gene encoding EMILIN-1 isoform X3 yields the protein MAPGALWSCYLCCLLTTAVGAASYPPRGYSLYTGSGGALSPGGAQAQSAPRPASRHRYRSFLRPRYRVAYKTVTDMEWRCCQGYGGDDCAEGPAPALGPAPTTPRPRPQPARPNLSGSSAGSHLSGLGGEGPGESEKVQQLEEQVQSLTKELQGLRGVLQGLSGRLAEDVQRAVETAFNGRQQPADAAARPGVHETLNEIQQQLQLLDNRVSTHDQELGHLNNHHSGGGSSGGRAMDSTPAPPGHSEELMRELEQRLQEPCSVCLAGLDGFRRQQQEDRERLRALEKLLASVEERQRQLAGQALGRWPPQECCPPELGRRLAELERRLDVVASSVTVLSGRRGANLGGAAGQGGHPPGYTSLVSRLSRLEDRFNSTLGPSEEQEEGWPGHPGGLGHWLPAARGRLEKLEGLLANVSGELGGRLDLLEEQVAGAVQACGQLCSGAPGEQDSQVSEILSALERRVLDSEGQLRLVGSGLHKVEAAGEAQQAALEGLQGVVGHLQGRVDALDETAAEFTLQLNLTAARLGQLEGLLQARGDEGCGACGGVQEELGRLRDGVERCSCPLLPPRGPGAGPGVGGPSRGPLDGFSVFGGSSGSALQALQGELSEVILTFSSLNDSLHELQTTVEGQGADLADLGATKDRIISEINRLQQEATEHATESEERFRGLEEGQAQAGQCPSLEGRLGRLEGVCERLDTVAGGLQGLREGLSRHVAGLWARLRETNSTSQTQAALLEKLLEGQAGLGKRLGALNSSLLLLEDRLHQLSLTDLTGPAGEAGPPGPPGMQGPPGPAGPPGPPGKDGQEGPIGPPGPQGEQGVEGAPAPSVPRVAFSAALSLPRSEPGTVPFDRVLLNDGGYYDPETGVFTAPLAGRYLLSAVLTGHRHEKVEAVLSRSNLGVARIDSGGYEPEGLENKPVAESQPSPGALGVFSLILPLQAGDTVCIDLVMGQLAHSEEPLTIFSGALLYGDLELEQA from the exons ATGGCCCCCGGCGCCCTCTGGAGCTGCTACCTCTGCTGCCTGCTGACCACAGCTGTGGGGGCAGCCAGCTACCCTCCTCGCGGTTACAGCCTCTACACTGGGAGTGGCGGGGCCCTCAGCCCTGGGGGAGCCCAGGCCCAGAGTGCCCCTCGGCCTGCCAGCCGCCACAG gtACCGCAGCTTCCTCCGCCCTCGCTACCGTGTGGCCTACAAGACAGTGACGGACATGGAGTGGAGGTGCTGCCAGGGGTACGGGGGCGATGACTGCGCCGAGGGCCCTGCCCCTGCGCTGGGTCCTGCACCTACCACACCGCGCCCACGGCCCCAGCCGGCCCGCCCCAACCTCTCTGGCTCCAGTGCGGGCAGCCACCTGAGTGGACTGGGCGGGGAGG GTCCTGGGGAATCAGAGAAGGTGCAGCAGCTGGAGGAGCAGGTACAGAGCCTGACAAAGGAGCTGCAGGGCCTTCGGGGTGTCCTGCAGGGACTGAGTGGGCGCCTGGCAGAAGATGTCCAGAGGGCTGTGGAGACGGCTTTTAATGGGAGGCAGCAGCCAGCAGATGCAGCTGCCCGTCCTGGCGTGCACGAAACCCTCAACGAGatccagcagcagctgcagctccTGGACAACCGCGTCTCCACCCACGACCAGGAGCTGGGCCATCTCAACAACCATCACAGTGGTGGTGGTAGCAGTGGTGGCAGGGCCATGGACTCAACCCCGGCTCCTCCTGGCCACAGTGAGGAGTTGATGCGGGAGCTGGAGCAGCGGCTGCAGGAGCCCTGCTCTGTGTGCCTGGCAGGGCTGGATGGCTTCCGCCGGCAGCAGCAGGAGGACAGGGAGCGGCTGCGAGCACTGGAGAAGCTACTGGCCTCCGTGGAGGAGCGGCAGCGGCAGCTCGCTGGGCAGGCACTGGGCCGCTGGCCCCCTCAGGAGTGCTGCCCTCCGGAGCTGGGCCGGCGACTGGCTGAGCTAGAGCGGAGGCTGGATGTAGTGGCCAGCTCAGTGACAGTGCTGAGCGGGCGGCGAGGCGCCAACCTGGGAGGAGCAGCTGGGCAGGGAGGCCACCCCCCAGGCTACACCAGCTTAGTGTCCCGCCTCTCTCGCCTAGAGGACCGATTCAATTCCACCCTAGGCCCCtcggaggagcaggaggagggctggCCCGGGCATCCTGGAGGGCTGGGCCACTGGCTGCCTGCTGCTCGGGGCCGACTAGAGAAGCTGGAAGGGTTGCTGGCCAATGTGAGCGGGGAGCTGGGTGGGCGGCTGGATCTGCTGGAAGAGCAGGTGGCAGGAGCTGTGCAGGCATGTGGGCAGCTCTGCTCTGGAGCCCCAGGGGAGCAGGACTCCCAGGTCAGTGAGATCCTCAGTGCCTTGGAGCGCAGGGTGCTGGACAGTGAGGGGCAGCTGCGGCTGGTAGGCTCAGGCCTGCACAAGGTGGAAGCAGCTGGGGAGGCCCAGCAGGCCGCGCTGGAGGGACTGCAAGGTGTCGTGGGCCATCTCCAGGGTCGTGTCGATGCACTGGATGAGACAGCTGCAGAGTTCACACTGCAGCTGAATCTCACAGCTGCACGGCTGGGCCAACTGGAGGGTCTGCTGCAGGCCCGTGGGGATGAGGGCTGTGGGGCCTGCGGTGGTGTCCAGGAGGAACTGGGCCGCCTTCGGGATGGTGTGGAGCGCTGCTCCTGCCCACTGTTACCCCCACGGGGCCCGGGGGCCGGCCCGGGTGTCGGGGGACCAAGCCGTGGGCCTCTGGATGGCTTCAGTGTCTTTGGGGGCAGCTCAGGCTCAGCCCTCCAGGCCCTGCAAGGAGAGCTCTCTGAGGTTATTCTCACCTTCAGCTCCCTCAATGACTCACTGCATGAGCTCCAGACCACCGTGGAGGGCCAGGGTGCTGATCTGGCTGACCTGGGAGCCACCAAGGACCGCATCATCTCTGAGATTAACAGGCTGCAGCAGGAGGCCACAGAGCATGCTACAGAGAGTGAGGAGCGCTTCCGAGGCCTGGAAGAAGGACAGGCACAGGCTGGCCAGTGCCCCAGCCTAGAGGGGCGATTGGGCCGCCTTGAGGGAGTCTGTGAGAGGTTAGACACAGTGGCCGGGGGACTGCAAGGCCTGCGTGAAGGCCTTTCCAGACACgtggctgggctctgggccaggctACGGGAAACCAACAGCACCAGCCAGACCCAGGCAGCCCTGCTGGAGAAGCTGCTGGAGGGGCAGGCTGGCCTGGGCAAGCGGCTTGGTGCCCTTAACAGCTCCCTACTGCTCCTGGAAGACCGACTTCACCAGCTCAGTCTGACGGACCTCACTG GGCCTGCAGGTGAGGCTGGGCCCCCAGGGCCTCCTGGGATGCAGGGACCCCCAGGCCCTGCTGGACCTCCAGGACCTCCAGGCAAGGATGGACAAGAGGGGCCAATTGGGCCACCAG GTCCCCAAGGTGAACAGG GAGTGGAGGGGGCACCAGCACCCTCTGTGCCCCGGGTGGCCTTTTCAGCTGCCCTGAGTTTGCCCCGGTCTGAACCAGGCACAGTGCCCTTCGACAGAGTCCTACTCAACGATGGGGGCTACTATGATCCAGAGACTG GCGTGTTCACGGCGCCACTGGCTGGACGCTACTTGCTGAGCGCAGTGCTGACTGGGCACCGGCACGAGAAAGTGGAGGCGGTGCTGTCTCGCTCCAACCTGGGCGTGGCTCGTATAGACTCTGGCGGGTACGAGCCTGAGGGCCTGGAGAATAAGCCGGTGGCGGaaagccagcccagcccaggcgcCCTGGGCGTCTTCAGCCTCATCCTGCCGCTGCAGGCTGGGGACACCGTCTGCATCGACCTGGTCATGGGGCAGCTGGCGCACTCGGAGGAGCCGCTCACCATCTTCAGCGGAGCCCTGCTCTATGGGGACCTGGAGCTAGAACAGGCGTAG
- the EMILIN1 gene encoding EMILIN-1 isoform X2, whose protein sequence is MAPGALWSCYLCCLLTTAVGAASYPPRGYSLYTGSGGALSPGGAQAQSAPRPASRHRNWCAYVVTRTVSCVLEDGVETFVKPDYQPCGWGQPQCSRSIMYRSFLRPRYRVAYKTVTDMEWRCCQGYGGDDCAEGPAPALGPAPTTPRPRPQPARPNLSGSSAGSHLSGLGGEGPGESEKVQQLEEQVQSLTKELQGLRGVLQGLSGRLAEDVQRAVETAFNGRQQPADAAARPGVHETLNEIQQQLQLLDNRVSTHDQELGHLNNHHSGGGSSGGRAMDSTPAPPGHSEELMRELEQRLQEPCSVCLAGLDGFRRQQQEDRERLRALEKLLASVEERQRQLAGQALGRWPPQECCPPELGRRLAELERRLDVVASSVTVLSGRRGANLGGAAGQGGHPPGYTSLVSRLSRLEDRFNSTLGPSEEQEEGWPGHPGGLGHWLPAARGRLEKLEGLLANVSGELGGRLDLLEEQVAGAVQACGQLCSGAPGEQDSQVSEILSALERRVLDSEGQLRLVGSGLHKVEAAGEAQQAALEGLQGVVGHLQGRVDALDETAAEFTLQLNLTAARLGQLEGLLQARGDEGCGACGGVQEELGRLRDGVERCSCPLLPPRGPGAGPGVGGPSRGPLDGFSVFGGSSGSALQALQGELSEVILTFSSLNDSLHELQTTVEGQGADLADLGATKDRIISEINRLQQEATEHATESEERFRGLEEGQAQAGQCPSLEGRLGRLEGVCERLDTVAGGLQGLREGLSRHVAGLWARLRETNSTSQTQAALLEKLLEGQAGLGKRLGALNSSLLLLEDRLHQLSLTDLTGPAGEAGPPGPPGMQGPPGPAGPPGPPGKDGQEGPIGPPGPQGEQGVEGAPAPSVPRVAFSAALSLPRSEPGTVPFDRVLLNDGGYYDPETGVFTAPLAGRYLLSAVLTGHRHEKVEAVLSRSNLGVARIDSGGYEPEGLENKPVAESQPSPGALGVFSLILPLQAGDTVCIDLVMGQLAHSEEPLTIFSGALLYGDLELEQA, encoded by the exons ATGGCCCCCGGCGCCCTCTGGAGCTGCTACCTCTGCTGCCTGCTGACCACAGCTGTGGGGGCAGCCAGCTACCCTCCTCGCGGTTACAGCCTCTACACTGGGAGTGGCGGGGCCCTCAGCCCTGGGGGAGCCCAGGCCCAGAGTGCCCCTCGGCCTGCCAGCCGCCACAG GAACTGGTGTGCCTATGTGGTGACCCGGACAGTAAGCTGTGTCCTTGAGGATGGAGTGGAGACCTTCGTCAAGCCCGACTACCAGCCCTGTGGCTGGGGCCAGCCCCAGTGTTCCCGCAGCATCAT gtACCGCAGCTTCCTCCGCCCTCGCTACCGTGTGGCCTACAAGACAGTGACGGACATGGAGTGGAGGTGCTGCCAGGGGTACGGGGGCGATGACTGCGCCGAGGGCCCTGCCCCTGCGCTGGGTCCTGCACCTACCACACCGCGCCCACGGCCCCAGCCGGCCCGCCCCAACCTCTCTGGCTCCAGTGCGGGCAGCCACCTGAGTGGACTGGGCGGGGAGG GTCCTGGGGAATCAGAGAAGGTGCAGCAGCTGGAGGAGCAGGTACAGAGCCTGACAAAGGAGCTGCAGGGCCTTCGGGGTGTCCTGCAGGGACTGAGTGGGCGCCTGGCAGAAGATGTCCAGAGGGCTGTGGAGACGGCTTTTAATGGGAGGCAGCAGCCAGCAGATGCAGCTGCCCGTCCTGGCGTGCACGAAACCCTCAACGAGatccagcagcagctgcagctccTGGACAACCGCGTCTCCACCCACGACCAGGAGCTGGGCCATCTCAACAACCATCACAGTGGTGGTGGTAGCAGTGGTGGCAGGGCCATGGACTCAACCCCGGCTCCTCCTGGCCACAGTGAGGAGTTGATGCGGGAGCTGGAGCAGCGGCTGCAGGAGCCCTGCTCTGTGTGCCTGGCAGGGCTGGATGGCTTCCGCCGGCAGCAGCAGGAGGACAGGGAGCGGCTGCGAGCACTGGAGAAGCTACTGGCCTCCGTGGAGGAGCGGCAGCGGCAGCTCGCTGGGCAGGCACTGGGCCGCTGGCCCCCTCAGGAGTGCTGCCCTCCGGAGCTGGGCCGGCGACTGGCTGAGCTAGAGCGGAGGCTGGATGTAGTGGCCAGCTCAGTGACAGTGCTGAGCGGGCGGCGAGGCGCCAACCTGGGAGGAGCAGCTGGGCAGGGAGGCCACCCCCCAGGCTACACCAGCTTAGTGTCCCGCCTCTCTCGCCTAGAGGACCGATTCAATTCCACCCTAGGCCCCtcggaggagcaggaggagggctggCCCGGGCATCCTGGAGGGCTGGGCCACTGGCTGCCTGCTGCTCGGGGCCGACTAGAGAAGCTGGAAGGGTTGCTGGCCAATGTGAGCGGGGAGCTGGGTGGGCGGCTGGATCTGCTGGAAGAGCAGGTGGCAGGAGCTGTGCAGGCATGTGGGCAGCTCTGCTCTGGAGCCCCAGGGGAGCAGGACTCCCAGGTCAGTGAGATCCTCAGTGCCTTGGAGCGCAGGGTGCTGGACAGTGAGGGGCAGCTGCGGCTGGTAGGCTCAGGCCTGCACAAGGTGGAAGCAGCTGGGGAGGCCCAGCAGGCCGCGCTGGAGGGACTGCAAGGTGTCGTGGGCCATCTCCAGGGTCGTGTCGATGCACTGGATGAGACAGCTGCAGAGTTCACACTGCAGCTGAATCTCACAGCTGCACGGCTGGGCCAACTGGAGGGTCTGCTGCAGGCCCGTGGGGATGAGGGCTGTGGGGCCTGCGGTGGTGTCCAGGAGGAACTGGGCCGCCTTCGGGATGGTGTGGAGCGCTGCTCCTGCCCACTGTTACCCCCACGGGGCCCGGGGGCCGGCCCGGGTGTCGGGGGACCAAGCCGTGGGCCTCTGGATGGCTTCAGTGTCTTTGGGGGCAGCTCAGGCTCAGCCCTCCAGGCCCTGCAAGGAGAGCTCTCTGAGGTTATTCTCACCTTCAGCTCCCTCAATGACTCACTGCATGAGCTCCAGACCACCGTGGAGGGCCAGGGTGCTGATCTGGCTGACCTGGGAGCCACCAAGGACCGCATCATCTCTGAGATTAACAGGCTGCAGCAGGAGGCCACAGAGCATGCTACAGAGAGTGAGGAGCGCTTCCGAGGCCTGGAAGAAGGACAGGCACAGGCTGGCCAGTGCCCCAGCCTAGAGGGGCGATTGGGCCGCCTTGAGGGAGTCTGTGAGAGGTTAGACACAGTGGCCGGGGGACTGCAAGGCCTGCGTGAAGGCCTTTCCAGACACgtggctgggctctgggccaggctACGGGAAACCAACAGCACCAGCCAGACCCAGGCAGCCCTGCTGGAGAAGCTGCTGGAGGGGCAGGCTGGCCTGGGCAAGCGGCTTGGTGCCCTTAACAGCTCCCTACTGCTCCTGGAAGACCGACTTCACCAGCTCAGTCTGACGGACCTCACTG GGCCTGCAGGTGAGGCTGGGCCCCCAGGGCCTCCTGGGATGCAGGGACCCCCAGGCCCTGCTGGACCTCCAGGACCTCCAGGCAAGGATGGACAAGAGGGGCCAATTGGGCCACCAG GTCCCCAAGGTGAACAGG GAGTGGAGGGGGCACCAGCACCCTCTGTGCCCCGGGTGGCCTTTTCAGCTGCCCTGAGTTTGCCCCGGTCTGAACCAGGCACAGTGCCCTTCGACAGAGTCCTACTCAACGATGGGGGCTACTATGATCCAGAGACTG GCGTGTTCACGGCGCCACTGGCTGGACGCTACTTGCTGAGCGCAGTGCTGACTGGGCACCGGCACGAGAAAGTGGAGGCGGTGCTGTCTCGCTCCAACCTGGGCGTGGCTCGTATAGACTCTGGCGGGTACGAGCCTGAGGGCCTGGAGAATAAGCCGGTGGCGGaaagccagcccagcccaggcgcCCTGGGCGTCTTCAGCCTCATCCTGCCGCTGCAGGCTGGGGACACCGTCTGCATCGACCTGGTCATGGGGCAGCTGGCGCACTCGGAGGAGCCGCTCACCATCTTCAGCGGAGCCCTGCTCTATGGGGACCTGGAGCTAGAACAGGCGTAG
- the EMILIN1 gene encoding EMILIN-1 isoform X1 → MAPGALWSCYLCCLLTTAVGAASYPPRGYSLYTGSGGALSPGGAQAQSAPRPASRHRWGCARRNWCAYVVTRTVSCVLEDGVETFVKPDYQPCGWGQPQCSRSIMYRSFLRPRYRVAYKTVTDMEWRCCQGYGGDDCAEGPAPALGPAPTTPRPRPQPARPNLSGSSAGSHLSGLGGEGPGESEKVQQLEEQVQSLTKELQGLRGVLQGLSGRLAEDVQRAVETAFNGRQQPADAAARPGVHETLNEIQQQLQLLDNRVSTHDQELGHLNNHHSGGGSSGGRAMDSTPAPPGHSEELMRELEQRLQEPCSVCLAGLDGFRRQQQEDRERLRALEKLLASVEERQRQLAGQALGRWPPQECCPPELGRRLAELERRLDVVASSVTVLSGRRGANLGGAAGQGGHPPGYTSLVSRLSRLEDRFNSTLGPSEEQEEGWPGHPGGLGHWLPAARGRLEKLEGLLANVSGELGGRLDLLEEQVAGAVQACGQLCSGAPGEQDSQVSEILSALERRVLDSEGQLRLVGSGLHKVEAAGEAQQAALEGLQGVVGHLQGRVDALDETAAEFTLQLNLTAARLGQLEGLLQARGDEGCGACGGVQEELGRLRDGVERCSCPLLPPRGPGAGPGVGGPSRGPLDGFSVFGGSSGSALQALQGELSEVILTFSSLNDSLHELQTTVEGQGADLADLGATKDRIISEINRLQQEATEHATESEERFRGLEEGQAQAGQCPSLEGRLGRLEGVCERLDTVAGGLQGLREGLSRHVAGLWARLRETNSTSQTQAALLEKLLEGQAGLGKRLGALNSSLLLLEDRLHQLSLTDLTGPAGEAGPPGPPGMQGPPGPAGPPGPPGKDGQEGPIGPPGPQGEQGVEGAPAPSVPRVAFSAALSLPRSEPGTVPFDRVLLNDGGYYDPETGVFTAPLAGRYLLSAVLTGHRHEKVEAVLSRSNLGVARIDSGGYEPEGLENKPVAESQPSPGALGVFSLILPLQAGDTVCIDLVMGQLAHSEEPLTIFSGALLYGDLELEQA, encoded by the exons ATGGCCCCCGGCGCCCTCTGGAGCTGCTACCTCTGCTGCCTGCTGACCACAGCTGTGGGGGCAGCCAGCTACCCTCCTCGCGGTTACAGCCTCTACACTGGGAGTGGCGGGGCCCTCAGCCCTGGGGGAGCCCAGGCCCAGAGTGCCCCTCGGCCTGCCAGCCGCCACAG GTGGGGTTGTGCCCGCAGGAACTGGTGTGCCTATGTGGTGACCCGGACAGTAAGCTGTGTCCTTGAGGATGGAGTGGAGACCTTCGTCAAGCCCGACTACCAGCCCTGTGGCTGGGGCCAGCCCCAGTGTTCCCGCAGCATCAT gtACCGCAGCTTCCTCCGCCCTCGCTACCGTGTGGCCTACAAGACAGTGACGGACATGGAGTGGAGGTGCTGCCAGGGGTACGGGGGCGATGACTGCGCCGAGGGCCCTGCCCCTGCGCTGGGTCCTGCACCTACCACACCGCGCCCACGGCCCCAGCCGGCCCGCCCCAACCTCTCTGGCTCCAGTGCGGGCAGCCACCTGAGTGGACTGGGCGGGGAGG GTCCTGGGGAATCAGAGAAGGTGCAGCAGCTGGAGGAGCAGGTACAGAGCCTGACAAAGGAGCTGCAGGGCCTTCGGGGTGTCCTGCAGGGACTGAGTGGGCGCCTGGCAGAAGATGTCCAGAGGGCTGTGGAGACGGCTTTTAATGGGAGGCAGCAGCCAGCAGATGCAGCTGCCCGTCCTGGCGTGCACGAAACCCTCAACGAGatccagcagcagctgcagctccTGGACAACCGCGTCTCCACCCACGACCAGGAGCTGGGCCATCTCAACAACCATCACAGTGGTGGTGGTAGCAGTGGTGGCAGGGCCATGGACTCAACCCCGGCTCCTCCTGGCCACAGTGAGGAGTTGATGCGGGAGCTGGAGCAGCGGCTGCAGGAGCCCTGCTCTGTGTGCCTGGCAGGGCTGGATGGCTTCCGCCGGCAGCAGCAGGAGGACAGGGAGCGGCTGCGAGCACTGGAGAAGCTACTGGCCTCCGTGGAGGAGCGGCAGCGGCAGCTCGCTGGGCAGGCACTGGGCCGCTGGCCCCCTCAGGAGTGCTGCCCTCCGGAGCTGGGCCGGCGACTGGCTGAGCTAGAGCGGAGGCTGGATGTAGTGGCCAGCTCAGTGACAGTGCTGAGCGGGCGGCGAGGCGCCAACCTGGGAGGAGCAGCTGGGCAGGGAGGCCACCCCCCAGGCTACACCAGCTTAGTGTCCCGCCTCTCTCGCCTAGAGGACCGATTCAATTCCACCCTAGGCCCCtcggaggagcaggaggagggctggCCCGGGCATCCTGGAGGGCTGGGCCACTGGCTGCCTGCTGCTCGGGGCCGACTAGAGAAGCTGGAAGGGTTGCTGGCCAATGTGAGCGGGGAGCTGGGTGGGCGGCTGGATCTGCTGGAAGAGCAGGTGGCAGGAGCTGTGCAGGCATGTGGGCAGCTCTGCTCTGGAGCCCCAGGGGAGCAGGACTCCCAGGTCAGTGAGATCCTCAGTGCCTTGGAGCGCAGGGTGCTGGACAGTGAGGGGCAGCTGCGGCTGGTAGGCTCAGGCCTGCACAAGGTGGAAGCAGCTGGGGAGGCCCAGCAGGCCGCGCTGGAGGGACTGCAAGGTGTCGTGGGCCATCTCCAGGGTCGTGTCGATGCACTGGATGAGACAGCTGCAGAGTTCACACTGCAGCTGAATCTCACAGCTGCACGGCTGGGCCAACTGGAGGGTCTGCTGCAGGCCCGTGGGGATGAGGGCTGTGGGGCCTGCGGTGGTGTCCAGGAGGAACTGGGCCGCCTTCGGGATGGTGTGGAGCGCTGCTCCTGCCCACTGTTACCCCCACGGGGCCCGGGGGCCGGCCCGGGTGTCGGGGGACCAAGCCGTGGGCCTCTGGATGGCTTCAGTGTCTTTGGGGGCAGCTCAGGCTCAGCCCTCCAGGCCCTGCAAGGAGAGCTCTCTGAGGTTATTCTCACCTTCAGCTCCCTCAATGACTCACTGCATGAGCTCCAGACCACCGTGGAGGGCCAGGGTGCTGATCTGGCTGACCTGGGAGCCACCAAGGACCGCATCATCTCTGAGATTAACAGGCTGCAGCAGGAGGCCACAGAGCATGCTACAGAGAGTGAGGAGCGCTTCCGAGGCCTGGAAGAAGGACAGGCACAGGCTGGCCAGTGCCCCAGCCTAGAGGGGCGATTGGGCCGCCTTGAGGGAGTCTGTGAGAGGTTAGACACAGTGGCCGGGGGACTGCAAGGCCTGCGTGAAGGCCTTTCCAGACACgtggctgggctctgggccaggctACGGGAAACCAACAGCACCAGCCAGACCCAGGCAGCCCTGCTGGAGAAGCTGCTGGAGGGGCAGGCTGGCCTGGGCAAGCGGCTTGGTGCCCTTAACAGCTCCCTACTGCTCCTGGAAGACCGACTTCACCAGCTCAGTCTGACGGACCTCACTG GGCCTGCAGGTGAGGCTGGGCCCCCAGGGCCTCCTGGGATGCAGGGACCCCCAGGCCCTGCTGGACCTCCAGGACCTCCAGGCAAGGATGGACAAGAGGGGCCAATTGGGCCACCAG GTCCCCAAGGTGAACAGG GAGTGGAGGGGGCACCAGCACCCTCTGTGCCCCGGGTGGCCTTTTCAGCTGCCCTGAGTTTGCCCCGGTCTGAACCAGGCACAGTGCCCTTCGACAGAGTCCTACTCAACGATGGGGGCTACTATGATCCAGAGACTG GCGTGTTCACGGCGCCACTGGCTGGACGCTACTTGCTGAGCGCAGTGCTGACTGGGCACCGGCACGAGAAAGTGGAGGCGGTGCTGTCTCGCTCCAACCTGGGCGTGGCTCGTATAGACTCTGGCGGGTACGAGCCTGAGGGCCTGGAGAATAAGCCGGTGGCGGaaagccagcccagcccaggcgcCCTGGGCGTCTTCAGCCTCATCCTGCCGCTGCAGGCTGGGGACACCGTCTGCATCGACCTGGTCATGGGGCAGCTGGCGCACTCGGAGGAGCCGCTCACCATCTTCAGCGGAGCCCTGCTCTATGGGGACCTGGAGCTAGAACAGGCGTAG